A stretch of Episyrphus balteatus chromosome 2, idEpiBalt1.1, whole genome shotgun sequence DNA encodes these proteins:
- the LOC129909364 gene encoding homeobox protein 5 isoform X2 has protein sequence MNESWHIPRASLAGSSGNHTSSSSSSNSSNKSHSNPSTVSRNFKIANDSSSHHNNYNNNNNKKLSNIDRQRRADSRLTTAATALTMQHGPHRLDGRWRQSNHNNNNVKVNNTQHQQQQPKRGSHSSQGSSDSNNSSSQSISSGSLLLTAANLERFAEIHKKQNNHNNNNNRQQFLNSNYNTNLMLATMPSNLTKDAVISIEQQQQQNLDFVKTKDMDTVSMASSTHFTMVNGEGGPSRKTSGGGICSRGKQVTVLITTMSLLFLFVIIGMVYALELRAREMPKS, from the exons ATGAACGAATCATGGCATATACCTCGCGCCTCTTTGGCTGGATCGAGCGGCAATCACActtcgtcttcttcttcttcaaacaGTAGCAATAAGTCTCATTCAAATCCATCGACAGTTTcaagaaactttaaaattgcAAATGATTCATCATCACACCACAATAactacaataacaacaacaacaaaaaactatcaaacatTGATCGTCAACGAAGAGCAGATAGCAGGTTAACAACAGCAGCTACAGCATTAACTATGCAACATGGCCCACATCGTTTGGACGGACGTTGGAGACAATCGAATCACAATAACAACAATGTTAAAGTTAATAATactcaacatcaacaacaacaaccaaaaaGAGGATCACATTCGTCACAAGGATCTAGTGATAGCAACAATAGCAGTTCTCAG AGCATTTCGTCAGGATCTTTACTTTTAACAGCAGCTAATCTAGAACGTTTTGCTGAgattcataaaaaacaaaacaatcacaacaacaacaataatagacaacaatttttaaattcaaattataataCGAATTTAATGCTCGCCACAATGCCATCGAATCTAACAAAAGATGCTGTCATTTcaattgaacaacaacaacaacaaaatttagattttgtAAAAACCAAAGATATGGATACAGTTTCAATGGCCAGTTCAACGCATTTTACAATGGTCAATGGTGAAGGCGGACCATCTAGAAAGACATCAGGAGGAGGTATTTGCAGTAGAGGCAAACAAGTCACTGTTTTAATAACAACAATGAGTTTGTTATTCCTTTTTGTTATAATTGGCATGGTTTATGCTCTTGAAT tacgAGCACGAGAAATGCCAAAAAGCTAG
- the LOC129909364 gene encoding homeobox protein 5 isoform X1 produces MEAKKVQRISIDHQMNESWHIPRASLAGSSGNHTSSSSSSNSSNKSHSNPSTVSRNFKIANDSSSHHNNYNNNNNKKLSNIDRQRRADSRLTTAATALTMQHGPHRLDGRWRQSNHNNNNVKVNNTQHQQQQPKRGSHSSQGSSDSNNSSSQSISSGSLLLTAANLERFAEIHKKQNNHNNNNNRQQFLNSNYNTNLMLATMPSNLTKDAVISIEQQQQQNLDFVKTKDMDTVSMASSTHFTMVNGEGGPSRKTSGGGICSRGKQVTVLITTMSLLFLFVIIGMVYALELRAREMPKS; encoded by the exons ATGAACGAATCATGGCATATACCTCGCGCCTCTTTGGCTGGATCGAGCGGCAATCACActtcgtcttcttcttcttcaaacaGTAGCAATAAGTCTCATTCAAATCCATCGACAGTTTcaagaaactttaaaattgcAAATGATTCATCATCACACCACAATAactacaataacaacaacaacaaaaaactatcaaacatTGATCGTCAACGAAGAGCAGATAGCAGGTTAACAACAGCAGCTACAGCATTAACTATGCAACATGGCCCACATCGTTTGGACGGACGTTGGAGACAATCGAATCACAATAACAACAATGTTAAAGTTAATAATactcaacatcaacaacaacaaccaaaaaGAGGATCACATTCGTCACAAGGATCTAGTGATAGCAACAATAGCAGTTCTCAG AGCATTTCGTCAGGATCTTTACTTTTAACAGCAGCTAATCTAGAACGTTTTGCTGAgattcataaaaaacaaaacaatcacaacaacaacaataatagacaacaatttttaaattcaaattataataCGAATTTAATGCTCGCCACAATGCCATCGAATCTAACAAAAGATGCTGTCATTTcaattgaacaacaacaacaacaaaatttagattttgtAAAAACCAAAGATATGGATACAGTTTCAATGGCCAGTTCAACGCATTTTACAATGGTCAATGGTGAAGGCGGACCATCTAGAAAGACATCAGGAGGAGGTATTTGCAGTAGAGGCAAACAAGTCACTGTTTTAATAACAACAATGAGTTTGTTATTCCTTTTTGTTATAATTGGCATGGTTTATGCTCTTGAAT tacgAGCACGAGAAATGCCAAAAAGCTAG